From Anaerohalosphaera lusitana, one genomic window encodes:
- a CDS encoding alpha/beta hydrolase fold domain-containing protein, protein MRKILWLALLLSLIVIPFTNAADQQPAKPRVLIIGDSISIGYTPHVKEMLKDKAIVTRPRTAKGHIINCGNTQRGLDNLTDWLGDTKYDVIHFNWGLWDICYRHPESKEQGRRDKKRGTITAAPEVYEQNLRELVDMLKATGARLIWASTTPVPEKEAGRFVGDEVKYNKIAARIMAENDIPTDDLYSYMLSVADKYYRAPGDVHYTDEGYRHLAKKVVSSIEKALDPEKIDLWPDTPPAQGANSKKVMPTITVYRTTREISKNAAVLICPGGGYGHLAMTHEGSTIAEWLNSVGITGVVLRYRHARDGDHFPAPLEDALRAMRIVRSNAPDWNIDPDKIGVMGFSAGGHLASMVGTKFNEPYGKAGDPADKLSARPDFMMLVYPVITMTQPFMHKGSKRNLLGPRANNDDLARAVSTELQVKTDTPPTFLLHCNGDKGVLPENSVAFYQALRKQNLDAEMHIFRKGSHGFGIRNLDNPIFDWPARAADWLDQILNAEK, encoded by the coding sequence ATGCGCAAAATACTATGGCTCGCACTATTGTTATCTTTAATCGTCATCCCCTTTACCAATGCCGCCGACCAGCAGCCCGCAAAACCCCGCGTACTGATCATAGGCGACTCCATCTCGATAGGCTACACCCCTCACGTCAAAGAGATGCTCAAAGACAAAGCCATCGTCACCCGCCCCCGCACCGCCAAAGGGCATATCATAAACTGCGGCAACACCCAGCGAGGCCTCGATAATCTCACTGACTGGCTAGGCGATACCAAATACGACGTTATCCACTTCAACTGGGGCCTGTGGGACATCTGCTACCGCCACCCCGAATCCAAGGAACAGGGCCGTCGGGACAAAAAACGAGGAACCATAACAGCCGCTCCCGAAGTCTACGAGCAGAACCTCCGCGAGCTCGTCGATATGCTAAAGGCCACCGGCGCCCGCCTCATCTGGGCCTCGACAACCCCCGTCCCCGAAAAAGAAGCGGGGCGGTTCGTCGGCGATGAAGTCAAGTACAACAAAATCGCAGCCCGTATCATGGCCGAAAACGACATCCCCACCGATGATCTCTATTCATACATGCTCTCCGTCGCTGACAAATACTACCGAGCACCCGGCGACGTCCACTACACCGACGAAGGTTACCGCCACCTCGCCAAAAAGGTTGTTTCCTCGATAGAAAAAGCCCTCGACCCCGAAAAGATCGATCTCTGGCCCGATACTCCGCCCGCCCAGGGCGCCAATTCCAAAAAGGTCATGCCCACCATCACCGTCTATCGCACAACTCGCGAAATATCTAAAAATGCAGCCGTCCTGATCTGCCCCGGCGGCGGTTACGGCCATCTCGCAATGACCCACGAAGGCTCGACCATTGCTGAATGGCTCAACTCCGTCGGCATCACCGGCGTCGTCCTCCGCTACCGCCACGCACGCGACGGCGACCACTTCCCCGCTCCTCTCGAAGATGCACTCCGTGCCATGCGCATAGTACGCTCAAACGCCCCGGACTGGAACATCGACCCCGACAAAATAGGCGTCATGGGTTTCTCCGCAGGTGGACACCTCGCCAGCATGGTCGGCACGAAATTCAACGAACCCTACGGCAAGGCCGGTGACCCTGCCGACAAACTTTCTGCCCGCCCCGACTTCATGATGCTCGTCTACCCCGTCATCACCATGACCCAGCCGTTCATGCACAAAGGTTCCAAACGCAACCTCCTCGGCCCCCGCGCCAATAACGACGACCTCGCCCGTGCAGTCTCCACCGAACTGCAGGTCAAAACCGACACCCCGCCCACCTTCCTGCTTCACTGCAACGGCGACAAAGGCGTCCTCCCCGAAAACAGCGTCGCCTTCTACCAGGCCCTTCGTAAGCAAAACCTCGACGCCGAAATGCACATCTTCCGCAAGGGCTCACACGGCTTCGGCATCCGCAACCTCGACAACCCCATCTTCGACTGGCCCGCCCGCGCAGCGGACTGGCTCGATCAGATACTGAACGCTGAGAAATGA